In Juglans microcarpa x Juglans regia isolate MS1-56 chromosome 8D, Jm3101_v1.0, whole genome shotgun sequence, the following are encoded in one genomic region:
- the LOC121243290 gene encoding protein DETOXIFICATION 27-like — protein sequence MGSLIRRDDDVDINQPLVPESTSHPGSKASASEEEDQETSKQLASRIWIETRKLWKIVGPAIFSRVVSYSMNVITQAFAGHLGEVELAAISIANTVIVGFNFGLLLGMASALETLCGQAFGAKRYRMLGIYLQRSWIVLFLCCFLLLPFYIFASPILKLLGQPDDVAESSGLVACWLIPLHFSFAFQFPLQRFLQSQLKNIVIAWVSLAGLLVNVLMSWLLIYVFDFGLVGAAVSLDVSWWVLVFGLYGYTVCGGCPLTWSGFSMEAFSGLWEFLKLSAASGVMLCLENWYYRILILMTGFLQNATLAVDALSVCMTINGWELMIPLAFFAGTGVRVANELGAGNGKAAKFATIVSVTQSSVIGVFFCVLIMILHNKIAYIFSSDTDVLDAVDKLSLLLAATILLNSVQPVLSGVAVGSGWQAMVAYINLGCYYIIGLPLGILMGLVFDFGVMGIWGGMVFGGTAVQTVILAVITIRCDWEKQAEIAQQRVNKWTSTPKQEDDQTEVQN from the exons ATGGGGAGTCTCATCCGCAGAGATGATGACGTTGATATTAATCAACCTCTAGTACCGGAATCAACCTCACACCCTGGATCAAAAGCGTCAGCATccgaagaagaagatcaagaaacgTCTAAACAACTTGCATCCAGGATCTGGATAGAAACCAGGAAGCTATGGAAAATCGTGGGTCCTGCCATCTTCAGCCGCGTTGTTTCCTACAGCATGAACGTTATCACCCAAGCCTTCGCCGGCCACCTTGGCGAAGTTGAACTCGCTGCCATTTCCATTGCCAACACTGTTATCGTCGGCTTCAATTTTGGCCTTCTG TTGGGGATGGCAAGCGCATTAGAAACGCTTTGTGGGCAAGCATTTGGGGCCAAGCGATACCGGATGCTGGGAATATATCTGCAACGGTCATGGATAGTGCTCTTCCTCTGTTGTTTCCTGCTATTACCTTTTTACATTTTCGCCTCCCCGATTCTGAAACTCCTAGGACAGCCCGACGACGTGGCGGAGTCGTCAGGGTTGGTGGCCTGTTGGCTAATTCCCTTGCACTTTAGCTTTGCGTTTCAGTTCCCATTGCAGAGATTCTTGCAGTCACAGCTCAAGAACATTGTGATTGCTTGGGTTTCTTTAGCGGGTCTACTTGTTAATGTGTTGATGAGTTGGCTCTTAATTTATGTATTCGATTTTGGGCTTGTGGGTGCTGCTGTTTCTTTGGATGTCTCGTGGTGGGTCTTGGTTTTTGGATTGTATGGCTATACCGTGTGTGGTGGGTGTCCTTTGACTTGGTCCGGATTCTCTATGGAAGCTTTTTCTGGACTTTGGGAGTTTCTCAAACTCTCAGCTGCTTCTGGAGTCATGCTTTG CTTGGAGAATTGGTACTACAGAATACTAATTCTAATGACTGGATTCTTGCAGAATGCTACTCTTGCTGTGGATGCCTTGTCTGTCTG CATGACGATCAATGGATGGGAGCTAATGATTCCTTTGGCTTTCTTTGCCGGCACCGG AGTCCGGGTTGCCAATGAGCTTGGAGCTGGGAATGGTAAGGCAGCAAAATTTGCAACAATTGTCTCCGTGACACAGTCTTCTGTGATTGGTGTATTCTTCTGCGTGCTGATCATGATCCTTCATAACAAGATCGCATATATATTCAGTTCCGATACTGATGTGCTCGATGCAGTTGATAAGCTATCATTATTGTTAGCCGCCACCATTCTTCTTAACAGCGTTCAACCTGTTTTATCAG GAGTGGCTGTTGGATCGGGATGGCAGGCAATGGTTGCATATATAAATCTAGGGTGCTACTACATAATTGGACTCCCACTTGGAATTCTAATGGGATTGGTCTTCGACTTTGGAGTTATG GGAATATGGGGTGGAATGGTTTTTGGAGGGACTGCCGTCCAAACAGTGATTTTGGCTGTCATAACAATTCGATGCGATTGGGAAAAACAG GCTGAGATAGCCCAGCAGCGTGTAAACAAATGGACAAGTACTCCTAAACAAGAAGATGATCAAACCGAGGTCCAAAACTAA